A genomic window from Pseudomonadales bacterium includes:
- a CDS encoding 2-oxoacid:acceptor oxidoreductase subunit alpha — MPAKNFPSKKSYVVRFAGDSGDGIQLQGHQFTVASAIGGHDLSTLPDFPAEIRAPTGTRFGVSAFQIQFGGRRITTPGDEPDVLIAFNPAALVVNISRLADGATILVDENAFTEQRLKRADLDSNPLEDGSLRRFNVIPVPISELTIEAVKPFGLGTKDSLRCKNFWALGLMMWLFDQPRASTQQWISIRFAADEALRDANLAALNAGHAYGETMELTHGLTQHSAPEAPLAAAEFRTLTGAEALALGLLAAGELADIGLMFCSYPITPASSVLHQLAGLEDAGVSTFQAEDEIAAICSAIGASYAGKLGITSSSGPGIALKTEAMGLAVATELPLVIINSQRAGPSTGMPTKTEQSDLYQAVYGRNGDTPIPVLAARSPSDCFDTAIEAVRIALRYMTPVILLTDGYIANASELWAIPDIDAYPSISHRQPGPGESGNAFERDPETLARVWAVPGNPGFVHRVGGIEKDLNTGNISYEPDNHQAMTDLRTKKVANIALDIPEQILEQGIEGGLAVVAWGSTYGTVYQAVAESLEEGLAVAQIHLRHINPLPDNLGSLLERFETILVPELNTGQLATLLRDRLLTRVVQYNKVTGQPLTVTEVKARIARLARPPVADTGIASNPISTATRVKGTKA; from the coding sequence ATGCCGGCTAAGAATTTCCCCAGTAAAAAGAGCTACGTAGTGCGTTTCGCCGGTGACTCCGGGGATGGCATTCAGCTGCAGGGCCACCAGTTCACGGTTGCATCCGCCATCGGCGGCCACGATCTCTCCACACTGCCGGACTTTCCGGCGGAGATCCGGGCGCCGACCGGCACCCGCTTCGGTGTCTCAGCCTTTCAGATCCAGTTCGGCGGACGCAGGATCACCACACCGGGAGACGAGCCGGATGTGCTGATCGCCTTCAACCCCGCGGCACTGGTAGTGAACATTTCCCGGCTCGCGGACGGTGCCACCATTCTGGTCGATGAAAACGCCTTCACCGAGCAGCGCCTCAAGCGCGCCGATCTCGACAGCAACCCGCTGGAAGACGGCAGTCTGCGCAGATTCAATGTGATTCCGGTACCCATCAGCGAACTCACCATCGAGGCGGTCAAGCCCTTCGGTCTCGGCACCAAAGATTCTCTGCGCTGCAAGAACTTCTGGGCCCTGGGTCTGATGATGTGGCTTTTCGATCAGCCGCGTGCCTCCACTCAGCAGTGGATCAGCATCCGCTTTGCCGCCGACGAAGCTCTGCGCGATGCCAACCTCGCCGCGCTCAATGCGGGCCACGCTTACGGCGAGACCATGGAGCTAACCCACGGCCTCACTCAGCATTCCGCCCCGGAAGCTCCGCTGGCCGCCGCGGAATTCCGCACCCTGACCGGTGCAGAGGCCCTCGCACTCGGACTGCTCGCCGCAGGTGAACTCGCCGACATCGGTCTGATGTTCTGCTCCTACCCCATTACGCCTGCGTCTTCGGTGCTGCATCAGCTCGCCGGACTCGAAGATGCCGGAGTCAGTACCTTTCAGGCCGAGGACGAGATCGCCGCAATCTGCTCCGCCATTGGCGCCTCTTATGCGGGCAAACTCGGCATCACTTCGAGCTCCGGTCCCGGCATTGCCCTGAAAACCGAGGCCATGGGTCTGGCGGTTGCCACCGAACTGCCACTGGTGATCATCAACTCCCAGCGGGCGGGTCCCTCTACCGGCATGCCGACCAAAACCGAGCAGTCCGACCTCTATCAGGCAGTCTACGGCCGCAACGGGGACACCCCGATTCCGGTGCTCGCCGCACGCTCACCTTCGGATTGCTTCGATACGGCCATCGAAGCCGTGCGTATCGCGCTGCGCTACATGACACCCGTGATTCTGCTGACCGACGGCTACATTGCGAATGCCTCTGAGCTGTGGGCAATACCCGATATCGACGCCTACCCGAGCATCAGCCACCGCCAGCCCGGACCCGGCGAATCCGGAAATGCCTTCGAGCGGGACCCGGAAACCCTTGCCCGAGTCTGGGCAGTGCCGGGAAACCCGGGATTCGTGCACCGGGTCGGTGGCATAGAGAAAGATCTCAATACCGGCAACATCTCCTACGAGCCGGACAATCATCAGGCGATGACCGATCTGCGCACGAAAAAGGTTGCCAATATTGCCCTGGATATTCCCGAGCAGATCCTCGAGCAGGGTATCGAAGGGGGATTGGCGGTAGTCGCCTGGGGCTCCACCTACGGGACCGTCTATCAGGCGGTTGCCGAGAGTCTCGAAGAAGGTCTCGCGGTCGCCCAGATCCATCTGCGGCACATCAACCCGCTGCCGGACAATCTCGGCAGTCTGCTGGAGCGTTTCGAGACCATACTGGTACCCGAGCTGAACACCGGACAACTGGCCACGCTGCTGCGCGACCGCCTGCTCACCCGGGTCGTACAGTACAACAAGGTCACCGGCCAGCCCCTTACAGTAACCGAGGTCAAAGCCCGGATCGCCCGCCTTGCCCGGCCACCGGTCGCCGATACCGGCATCGCCTCGAACCCGATCTCCACTGCCACCCGCGTGAAAGGGACAAAAGCATGA
- a CDS encoding efflux RND transporter periplasmic adaptor subunit, giving the protein MIRKLLIPVLVVVVSIFGAVTLMATSPELKPSSVEPIATAVRVREVIPESIQLTVHSQGSVLPSTESNLIPEVSGRVVWMSPSLVNGGYFEAGAPLLRLEDNDYRSALARAQASLDRAQAEFEHSRFEYQRLKSLESRQLASQSQIENQLRGFKVQEAVLQDAKAAFAQASRDLARTELKAPFTGLVRQESVDIGQFISRGAAIATLYASDEVEVRLPIADRQLAYLNLPVGHRGELPLEQQPRVVLSAEYAGQELQWTGRIVRTEAQIDTASRMVQVVARVTNDQQTVPLSVGLFVNAEIEGLLADNIVVLPRNVMRNGDRVLVVDEENRLRYRDVDTLRLYRDEVLIQGGLNRGDRVCLSPIQTVIDGMPVEPLPEIDSATAV; this is encoded by the coding sequence ATGATCCGTAAACTGCTGATACCCGTGCTGGTCGTCGTCGTTTCGATCTTCGGCGCCGTTACGCTGATGGCAACCAGTCCCGAATTGAAGCCCTCTTCGGTGGAACCCATCGCCACCGCCGTGCGGGTACGCGAGGTCATCCCGGAGTCCATTCAGCTCACCGTGCACTCCCAGGGCTCTGTGCTGCCGAGTACCGAAAGCAATCTGATACCTGAAGTCTCCGGTCGGGTGGTGTGGATGTCGCCCTCCCTCGTCAACGGCGGCTACTTTGAAGCCGGCGCCCCCCTGCTGCGTCTTGAAGACAATGACTACCGATCCGCACTCGCCCGCGCCCAGGCCAGTCTGGATCGGGCACAGGCAGAGTTCGAACATTCAAGGTTCGAATACCAGCGTCTCAAGAGTCTCGAATCCCGCCAGCTCGCCAGCCAGAGCCAGATCGAAAACCAGCTGCGTGGATTCAAGGTGCAGGAGGCCGTCCTCCAGGACGCAAAGGCCGCCTTTGCCCAGGCAAGCCGCGATCTCGCACGCACCGAGCTGAAAGCGCCATTTACCGGACTGGTGAGACAGGAATCTGTGGACATCGGTCAGTTCATCAGCCGCGGAGCAGCGATCGCCACCCTCTATGCCTCAGACGAGGTGGAAGTCCGACTGCCCATCGCCGACCGCCAGCTCGCCTATCTCAATCTGCCCGTCGGGCATCGCGGTGAGCTGCCCCTGGAGCAGCAGCCCAGGGTGGTCCTGAGTGCTGAATACGCCGGCCAGGAACTGCAATGGACCGGCCGCATCGTCCGCACCGAAGCCCAGATAGATACCGCCAGCCGGATGGTCCAGGTGGTCGCCCGTGTCACCAACGATCAGCAGACTGTACCTCTGTCCGTTGGCCTGTTTGTCAACGCTGAAATCGAAGGTCTGCTGGCAGACAACATCGTGGTACTGCCGCGCAACGTGATGCGCAACGGTGACAGAGTACTGGTGGTGGATGAAGAGAACCGCCTGCGCTATCGCGACGTGGATACCCTGCGACTGTACCGGGACGAAGTGCTCATCCAGGGTGGACTGAACCGCGGAGACCGTGTCTGCCTGTCGCCCATTCAGACCGTCATCGACGGTATGCCGGTAGAACCCCTGCCCGAAATCGACTCTGCCACAGCAGTCTGA
- a CDS encoding 2-oxoacid:ferredoxin oxidoreductase subunit beta, translated as MKALTFKDFETDQEVRWCPGCGDYSILKAVQRTLADAGAKAENTVFVSGIGCSSRLPYYVASYGFHTIHGRAPAIATGVKLANPELDVWVVTGDGDGLSIGGNHLLHALRRNINLNILLFNNEIYGLTKGQSSPTSRQGTTSPSTPHGSFDAPVNPGLFALGAGASFIARAVDIDQKGLPGLLKAARSHEGTAFVELLQNCIVYNKDVFDDVVNKKQAAETQIHVVHGQPLTYGKDASRGLRLNPRSLQLEAVTIGEDGISASDLLTHDETNPTLAHLLLGMKAPFPTAMGVIHRVQRPAFDTSFWHNKPTQRRARVVDLLRHGNMLDRRVDPRA; from the coding sequence ATGAAAGCACTGACATTCAAAGATTTCGAAACGGATCAGGAAGTGCGCTGGTGCCCGGGTTGCGGTGATTACTCGATCCTCAAAGCGGTGCAGCGGACGCTGGCAGACGCCGGTGCGAAGGCGGAAAACACAGTCTTCGTCTCCGGGATCGGCTGCTCGTCCCGCCTGCCCTACTACGTGGCCAGCTACGGATTCCATACCATTCACGGCCGCGCTCCTGCGATCGCGACCGGTGTGAAGCTCGCCAATCCCGAGCTCGATGTGTGGGTGGTGACCGGTGATGGGGATGGACTCTCGATCGGGGGCAATCATCTGCTGCATGCCCTGCGCCGCAATATCAATCTGAACATTCTGCTGTTCAACAACGAGATTTACGGGCTCACCAAGGGGCAGTCTTCGCCGACCTCCCGGCAGGGCACAACGAGCCCTTCCACACCCCATGGATCGTTCGATGCCCCGGTGAACCCCGGACTGTTTGCCCTCGGTGCAGGGGCATCCTTCATTGCCCGGGCGGTGGACATCGATCAGAAAGGCTTGCCCGGTCTGCTCAAAGCAGCCCGCAGCCATGAAGGCACTGCCTTCGTGGAGCTCCTCCAGAACTGTATCGTCTACAACAAAGACGTCTTCGACGACGTGGTCAACAAGAAGCAGGCGGCCGAAACCCAGATCCATGTGGTGCACGGTCAGCCACTGACCTACGGCAAAGACGCCAGCCGGGGATTGCGACTGAATCCCCGCAGCCTGCAACTCGAAGCGGTCACCATCGGTGAGGACGGCATCAGCGCATCCGACCTGCTGACCCATGACGAGACCAATCCCACCCTCGCCCATCTGCTGCTCGGCATGAAGGCGCCGTTCCCCACTGCGATGGGTGTGATCCATCGGGTCCAGCGACCGGCGTTCGACACCAGCTTCTGGCACAACAAGCCGACCCAGCGCCGGGCCCGGGTGGTCGACCTTCTACGTCATGGCAACATGCTTGACCGAAGAGTCGATCCCAGGGCCTGA
- the uvrB gene encoding excinuclease ABC subunit UvrB: MQAVSRFQVVSDYEPAGDQPAAIAGLVDGLRSGLSHQTLLGVTGSGKTFAIAKVIEEVQRPTIVMAPNKTLAAQLYGEFKEFFPRNAVEYFVSYYDYYQPEAYVPSSDTYIEKDSSINAHIEQMRLSATKALLERRDTIIVASVSAIYGLGDPQSYLRMVLHLDRGDKVDQRFIVQRLAELQYTRNDMAFQRGTYRVRGDVIDVFPAESEKEAVRVELFDDEIESISTFDPLTGELLNRLPRYTVFPKSHYVTPRERILKVLDEIREELQDRLNWLTENHKLVEAQRLDQRTRFDLEMIKELGFCSGIENYSRYLSGRLAGEPPPTLFDYLPKDALMIIDESHVTVPQIGGMYKGDRSRKETLVEFGFRLPSALDNRPLRFDEWEALGPQMIFVSATPGPYEAQYSGQVVEQVVRPTGLVDPAVEVRPALTQVDDLLSEISVTVARKERVLVTVLTKRMAEDLTEYLDEHGVRVRYLHSDIDTVERMEIIRDLRLGEFDVLVGINLLREGLDMPEVSLVAILDADKEGFLRSERSLIQTVGRAARHLNGRAILYADRMTGSMESAIGETDRRREKQVTFNRLHGITPRSVQKRVADVMEGARTAAPGENRARAATGGRRAASEIQVPDDPRALGKLLAQLENQMLTHARNLEFEEAAALRDQISLIREKSLVNPY; the protein is encoded by the coding sequence GTGCAAGCCGTTTCCAGATTTCAGGTCGTCTCGGATTATGAACCGGCGGGCGATCAGCCCGCGGCGATCGCCGGACTGGTGGATGGTCTGCGGTCGGGTCTCTCACATCAGACGCTGCTCGGTGTAACCGGCTCGGGTAAGACCTTCGCGATCGCCAAAGTGATCGAAGAAGTACAGCGGCCGACGATCGTAATGGCGCCGAACAAGACCCTGGCCGCCCAGCTCTATGGTGAGTTCAAGGAGTTCTTCCCGCGCAATGCGGTCGAGTACTTCGTCTCTTACTACGACTACTACCAGCCCGAAGCCTACGTGCCTTCTTCCGATACCTATATCGAGAAGGACTCGTCCATCAATGCCCACATTGAACAGATGCGTCTGTCGGCCACCAAGGCGCTCCTCGAACGGCGCGACACCATCATCGTGGCCTCTGTCTCGGCGATTTACGGCCTTGGCGATCCGCAATCCTATCTGCGTATGGTGCTGCACCTGGACCGGGGAGATAAGGTCGATCAGCGTTTCATCGTGCAGCGTCTGGCGGAGCTGCAGTACACGCGCAACGACATGGCCTTCCAGCGTGGCACCTATCGGGTGCGCGGAGACGTGATCGATGTGTTTCCCGCGGAATCCGAAAAAGAGGCGGTGCGGGTAGAGCTGTTTGATGACGAAATCGAGAGCATCAGCACTTTCGATCCACTGACCGGCGAGCTGCTGAATCGTCTGCCGCGCTATACGGTGTTCCCGAAATCCCACTATGTCACCCCCCGGGAGCGCATCCTCAAAGTGCTCGATGAGATCAGGGAAGAGCTGCAGGATCGGCTCAACTGGCTGACGGAAAACCACAAGCTGGTGGAAGCGCAGCGGCTCGACCAGCGCACGCGTTTCGATCTTGAAATGATCAAGGAACTGGGTTTCTGCAGCGGCATCGAGAACTACTCCCGGTATCTCTCGGGTCGTCTGGCGGGGGAGCCACCACCGACGCTGTTCGACTACCTCCCGAAAGACGCCCTGATGATCATCGATGAGTCCCATGTCACCGTGCCCCAGATCGGCGGCATGTACAAAGGCGATCGATCGCGCAAGGAGACCCTGGTGGAATTTGGTTTCCGGCTGCCGTCGGCGCTGGACAACCGGCCGCTGCGTTTTGATGAGTGGGAGGCGCTGGGTCCCCAGATGATTTTCGTCTCGGCAACACCCGGGCCCTATGAAGCTCAGTATTCAGGTCAGGTGGTGGAGCAGGTGGTGCGGCCCACCGGACTGGTCGATCCTGCGGTGGAGGTGCGCCCCGCATTGACACAGGTGGACGATCTGCTCAGTGAAATCAGCGTCACAGTCGCCCGTAAAGAGCGGGTGCTGGTCACGGTGCTCACCAAACGCATGGCGGAAGATCTTACCGAATATCTCGATGAACACGGTGTGCGCGTGCGTTATCTGCACTCGGACATCGATACGGTGGAGCGGATGGAAATCATCCGCGATCTGCGCCTGGGTGAATTCGATGTGCTGGTCGGGATCAACCTCCTGCGCGAGGGGCTCGACATGCCCGAGGTCTCGCTGGTCGCGATTCTGGATGCAGACAAGGAAGGTTTTCTGCGTTCCGAACGTTCCCTGATACAGACCGTCGGCCGGGCAGCGCGGCATCTGAACGGCCGAGCGATTCTCTACGCGGACAGGATGACCGGATCCATGGAGAGCGCCATCGGCGAGACCGATCGGCGCCGGGAAAAGCAGGTCACTTTCAACAGGCTGCATGGCATCACCCCGCGTTCCGTTCAGAAACGTGTGGCGGATGTGATGGAAGGTGCGCGGACTGCCGCACCGGGTGAGAACCGCGCCCGCGCGGCGACCGGTGGGCGCCGGGCCGCGAGTGAAATTCAGGTGCCGGACGATCCCAGAGCCCTGGGTAAGCTGCTCGCCCAGCTCGAAAACCAGATGCTCACCCACGCACGCAATCTGGAATTTGAAGAAGCGGCCGCTTTGCGGGATCAGATCTCCCTGATACGCGAGAAAAGTCTGGTCAATCCTTACTGA
- a CDS encoding GntR family transcriptional regulator, protein MNATVKRMPKHDEIADSLTRDILQGQYRTGERLPSERDLAARFAANRGAVREAMKKLEQLGIAEIQPGGARVTPLNQASLDVIGCLLSLGDVPQPDLVDQILVVIASLVQTAALNAVRKADDQELRELRQLVRPLHESELDPEAHMQARVDMMHSIMAASGNLPVQLIAHALLQFMPAMTPLDGLAEVDRASHRRLAKALDEAMEHRDLDQIARVFNELSELNRQQARGAFDAYRAMQTRSFKEVATS, encoded by the coding sequence ATGAACGCAACCGTCAAACGCATGCCCAAACACGATGAAATCGCCGACAGCCTGACCCGGGACATCCTCCAGGGTCAGTACCGCACCGGCGAGCGCCTGCCATCCGAGCGGGATCTTGCCGCCCGATTCGCCGCCAATCGCGGCGCAGTTCGGGAAGCCATGAAGAAACTCGAACAGCTCGGCATTGCTGAAATTCAGCCCGGTGGTGCCCGGGTCACCCCCTTGAACCAGGCGAGTCTCGATGTGATCGGCTGCCTTCTGTCCCTTGGCGATGTGCCCCAGCCGGACCTGGTCGATCAGATTCTGGTGGTCATTGCGAGCCTGGTGCAGACCGCAGCGCTCAACGCAGTGCGTAAAGCGGATGACCAGGAACTGCGCGAGCTGCGCCAGCTCGTGCGACCCCTGCACGAAAGCGAACTCGATCCGGAAGCCCATATGCAGGCCCGGGTGGACATGATGCATTCCATCATGGCGGCGAGCGGCAATCTGCCCGTGCAGCTCATCGCGCACGCCCTGCTGCAGTTCATGCCGGCCATGACACCACTGGATGGGCTGGCGGAAGTGGACCGCGCTTCCCACCGCCGTCTCGCCAAGGCGCTGGATGAGGCGATGGAGCACCGGGACCTCGACCAGATCGCACGGGTCTTCAACGAACTCTCCGAGCTCAACCGCCAGCAGGCCAGAGGTGCATTCGACGCCTATCGCGCCATGCAGACGCGCTCATTCAAAGAGGTTGCCACATCATGA